The Fibrobacter sp. UWB16 genomic interval GCGAAAATACTGCAACCGGCATGGGGATAATCGCGCTAAAGCATGCGTTCAACAAAGACAAGCTGCTGGAACTGTTGCCTCAGTTCTGTAAATTCCTGGATAAAATGCCACGAAACGAGGCCTCTTGTCTGCTTGAAAAAACAAGTATATATTTCAAGAAACCCCTACGCTTCGGCAATGGAAAAGCAAGCTTTTCCGCTGCTCTCAGCTTGTAGGGTTTTGATAGAGTATTTAGGTAAAGATTTCCTAAAGGAGCTGAACATGGCGTTCGTAAGCATTGGGCAAAAATACGGTTTCGTAAGCATTGGCGACTATTTCCGCCAACAATTGGCAGAAGAGCGCCAGCAAATGACGGAAGAGCGCCAGCAATTGGCGGAAGAACGTCAGCAATTGGCGGAGGAACGTCTGCAATTTGAAGAGAAACTCGCCGATGAACGTGATAAGTTGAAAAAAGCCGAAGAAGAAAAGCTTCGTACGGCTCGAGGGCTATACAAAGATGAAGTCCCCATAGATATTCTTGTCAAAAGATTCAACTTGACCAAAGAACAGATTCTCAGAAAATAAAAAACGGGCGACCTAAACAGGCCGCCTAGTTTGTACATTCTTTCGTCTAGTTTATGCGCATTGCAGTGCGCCGAGCATGTCGTAGACTTGAGCTTCGACACTGAGGAGTTCCATGTCGTAATTCGGAGCCCATTCGAGAATAGGCACGTTGTTGGTCTGGGCATATTCGCGGAAAAGGCTCTTATCGCCAACGGAATGGCCCAACAGCACCGGACAAGTGTTATTATGAACGTTCAAGCCTTCAATAAGCTTGTCAGATTTAAACCCATAGGACAAATTGAAAACGAAGTCGGCGTTGGCACAAGCCTCGTCGATAACATCCTTGTCGGATTCTGCATCACAGGCAAAGATTTCCCCTATTTCAATATTACCGATAGCGTTGAAAACACCATCCTTGATGTCCTTGAGCATGGACAGGAGCCCATGGCCAAGGATCGTATCGGATCCCCAGATTAAAACATTCATACACTCACCTTCTTATTGCTTTTTGTGTAATGATTGTCTCACGGCACTCATTACTTTTTTATTACGCGCCGCATATATAGTAAAATTTACTCTAATTTGGAATAAAAAGTTAAAAAAATCATACAAAAATTTGACTTTTATCACACATCGTAAAGAAAATGCCCTGATTTTATACTTAACTAGCGAGGCATAATATACAAATGGATACCCAAGCTAAGCCCCGCCCGCATGATGTACTTTTTGGTTCTTGAAAAGAATAATTACTATATTTACGCCGGATTTTAACCAAAAACCCGCGAATGCGGGGCAAATAAAAAAGGAATAAACAATGTCCGAAAATCTCTCTGTACTGACCAAGGCCCGTCAGGCCTATCAGCCGAAGCTCCCGGTGTCCCTCAAGAATGGCGCCCTCAGCGTGAAGATTAACAAGGGTGCAGCTACGGAATCCGTTAGCGACCAGGCCAAGATCAAGGAACTCTTCCCGAACACTTACGGTCTTCCGGTTGTTCAGTTCGAAGCTGCCGAAGCCAAGGCTGGCAAGGCTCTCCGCATGGGCGTGGTTCTCTCTGGTGGCCAGGCTCCGGGTGGACATAACGTTATCGCCGGTATCTACGACGGCATCAAGTCCGTTTCCAAGGATTCCGTCCTTTTCGGTTTCCTCGGCGGTCCGAGCGGTCTCGAAAACGGCAAGTACATTGAAATTGACGACGCCAAGATGGACGCCTACCGCAACGCCGGTGGCTTCGACATGATCCAGTCTGGCCGTACCAAGCTCGAAACTGAAGAACAGTTCAACAAGTGCATCGCTGTTGCTAACAAGCTCGACCTCGACGCTATCGTTATCATCGGTGGTGATGACTCCAACACGAACGCAGCAGTTCTCGGTGAATACTTCCAGTCCAAGGGCGTCAAGACCTGCGTTTGCGGTTGCCCGAAGACCATCGACGGTGACTTGAAGAACGAATTCATCGAAACCTCTTTCGGTTTCGACACCGCTGTGAAGACCTACTCTGAACTCATCGGCAACATCATGCGCGATGCTAACTCCGCTCAGAAATACTGGCACTTCATCAAGCTCATGGGCCGCTCTGCTTCCCATATCGCTCTCGAAGCCGCTCTCCAGACCCACCCGAACATCTGCCTTATCTCTGAAGAAGTCAAGGCTAAGCAGATGAAGCTCAAGGACGTGATCAAGCAGGTTGCTGACGTTGTTTACGCTCGTGCAGCTCAGGGCAAGAACTTCGGTGTCGCCCTCATTCCGGAAGGCCTCCTCGAATTCATCCCGGACGTTGGCGTCCTTATCTCTGAACTTTCTGAAGCCCTCGCCCACCACGAAGCTGAAGTCGAAGGTCTCGACACGGCTGCTAAGGTCGAAAAGCTCTGCGCATGGGTCAGCGCTGAATCCGCTGAAGTCCTCAAGAGCCTCCCGGCTGGCATCCAGGCTCAGCTCATGCTCGAACGCGACAGCCATGGCAACGTTCAGGTTTCCCTCATCGAAACTGAAAAGCTCATCATCGAAATGGTCAAGAAGGAACTCAAGAACCGTGGTGACTTCAAGGGCAAGTTCTCTGCTCTCAACCACTTCTTCGGTTACGAAGGCCGTTGCGCAGCTCCGTCCAACTTCGACGCTGACTACTGCTACAGCCTCGGCTTTGCAGCCTCTGTTCTCGCCCTCAATGGCATGAACGGCTATATGAGCTCTGTCCGCAACGTCACCAAGGGTATCGAAAACTGGGTCGCTGGCGGCCTTCCGATCACCATGATGATGAACATCGAACGCCGTCACGGCGCCGACAAGCCGGTTATCCGTAAGGCTCTCGTTGAACTCGAAGGCCCGATGAGCGCTCCGTTCAAGTACTTCGCCGCTCGCCGCGACGAATGGGCTAAGACTGAATCCTACACCTATCCGGGTCCGATCCAGTACTGGGGTCCGAGCGAAGTTTGCGACATCACGAACTTCACGATCAAGCTCGAACGCGGTGCAATGTAATCTTTGATTGCATAAAGCAAAAAAGAGAAGCTCAACAGAGCTTCTCTTTTTTTTATTTCGCGAGTTTTGCGAGCACGTCAAGCACGCAAAAATAGCGGGCAGAGCCCGCCACATTTTCTATCCCTTATTCGCTTCGCTTGTGCTTAGCAAGTAAGCGTCGATGAACGGCTTGATTTTTCCGTCGAGAACGCCTGCCGTGTCAGACGTTTCAACGCCTGTGCGGAGGTCTTTCACAAGCTGGTACGGCTGCAGCACATAGCTTCGGATTTGGCTACCCCATTCGACCTTCTTCTTCTCGGCCATGCGGGCATCACGCTTCGCTTCTTCTTCCAAGCGGTAGTGTTCTGCAACCATGGTCTTGAGCATCTTGTAGCAGGTTTCGCGGTTTTGGATCTGGCTGCGTTCCGTCTGGCAGCTAGCCATGATGCCTGTCGGCAAGTGGGTCATACGCACTGCAGAATCCGTCTTGTTGATGTACTGACCTCCAGCACCACTACTGCGGTACGTGTCCACGCGCACTTCAGACATATCGAGATCAAACTCCACGTCTTCGTGTTCGGGGTACAGATAAACGGCCGTAAAGCTCGTATGGCGGCGGGCGTTGGCATCAAACGGGCTGATGCGCACCAAGCGATGAACGCCGATTTCCGAACGGAGCAAGCCGTAAGCATTTTCGCAAGTGACTTCAATCGTAGCGCTCTTGAGACCAGCATCTTCCGCTTCCTGGAAATCCACGACCTTGAAGTCCATCTTTTCGCGTTCAAAGAAATGCGTGTACATGCGGAAAAGCATGAGCGCCCAGTCCTGGGACTCCGTGCCACCTGCACCCGGATGGATAGACATAAGGCATGCACAGGCATCGTCCGGGCCGTTCAGCATCTTCTTGAATTCCATCGCTTCGACTCTAGACTTGAGGTCCGCAATGTCGGATTCGAGCGTTGCCGTGAGGTCGGCAGATTCCTCGTCCTTGCTCATTTCATACAGCTCGGCAAGGTCATCGCACGTCTGGGAAACTTCTTTCCAGGAATCAATGAGTCCCTTGAGGTTCCCAATCTTTTTCATCATCGCCTGCGCCTTTTCCTGATCGTTCCACAGGTTCG includes:
- a CDS encoding diphosphate--fructose-6-phosphate 1-phosphotransferase, producing the protein MSENLSVLTKARQAYQPKLPVSLKNGALSVKINKGAATESVSDQAKIKELFPNTYGLPVVQFEAAEAKAGKALRMGVVLSGGQAPGGHNVIAGIYDGIKSVSKDSVLFGFLGGPSGLENGKYIEIDDAKMDAYRNAGGFDMIQSGRTKLETEEQFNKCIAVANKLDLDAIVIIGGDDSNTNAAVLGEYFQSKGVKTCVCGCPKTIDGDLKNEFIETSFGFDTAVKTYSELIGNIMRDANSAQKYWHFIKLMGRSASHIALEAALQTHPNICLISEEVKAKQMKLKDVIKQVADVVYARAAQGKNFGVALIPEGLLEFIPDVGVLISELSEALAHHEAEVEGLDTAAKVEKLCAWVSAESAEVLKSLPAGIQAQLMLERDSHGNVQVSLIETEKLIIEMVKKELKNRGDFKGKFSALNHFFGYEGRCAAPSNFDADYCYSLGFAASVLALNGMNGYMSSVRNVTKGIENWVAGGLPITMMMNIERRHGADKPVIRKALVELEGPMSAPFKYFAARRDEWAKTESYTYPGPIQYWGPSEVCDITNFTIKLERGAM
- the prfB gene encoding peptide chain release factor 2 (programmed frameshift); its protein translation is MAFNTTHTGLIELRSRIDKLWGYLDLEAKTEELYVLEKDSGDPNLWNDQEKAQAMMKKIGNLKGLIDSWKEVSQTCDDLAELYEMSKDEESADLTATLESDIADLKSRVEAMEFKKMLNGPDDACACLMSIHPGAGGTESQDWALMLFRMYTHFFEREKMDFKVVDFQEAEDAGLKSATIEVTCENAYGLLRSEIGVHRLVRISPFDANARRHTSFTAVYLYPEHEDVEFDLDMSEVRVDTYRSSGAGGQYINKTDSAVRMTHLPTGIMASCQTERSQIQNRETCYKMLKTMVAEHYRLEEEAKRDARMAEKKKVEWGSQIRSYVLQPYQLVKDLRTGVETSDTAGVLDGKIKPFIDAYLLSTSEANKG